A section of the Quatrionicoccus australiensis genome encodes:
- a CDS encoding CmpA/NrtA family ABC transporter substrate-binding protein has protein sequence MAMVPPGVRSGAWAAGSDAPEKKEVRIGFIPLTDCASVVMASVMKFDEKYGIKIIPTKEASWASVRDKLVNGELDCAHVLYGLIYGVQMGIGGPKKDMANLMTLNTNGQAITLSNQMKDKGAVDGPSLAKLIAKKEREYTFAQTFPTGTHAMWLYYWLASQGINPLKDVKTITVPPPQMVANMRVGNMDGYCVGEPWNNRAIIDNIGFTATTTQDIWTDHPEKILGTTAEWVQKNPNTARAVVAAILDAGKWIDASLANKQKTAEVIAQKSYVNTDTDVIVARMLGRYQNGLGKSWDDKNHMKFFNDGAVNFPYLSDGMWFMTQHKRWGLLKDHPKYLEVAKQVNRIDIYKQGAAAAGVALPKSDMRSHKLIDGVVWDGKDPAKYADGFKVKA, from the coding sequence CAGGTTCGGATGCCCCTGAAAAGAAGGAAGTCCGTATCGGCTTCATCCCGCTGACCGACTGTGCCTCCGTGGTGATGGCTTCGGTCATGAAGTTCGATGAGAAATACGGCATCAAGATCATCCCGACCAAGGAAGCTTCCTGGGCCTCGGTGCGCGACAAGTTGGTCAATGGCGAACTCGATTGCGCCCACGTGCTGTACGGCCTGATCTACGGCGTGCAGATGGGCATTGGCGGGCCGAAGAAGGACATGGCCAACCTGATGACCCTGAACACCAACGGTCAGGCGATCACGCTGTCCAACCAGATGAAGGACAAGGGCGCGGTCGACGGCCCCAGCCTGGCCAAATTGATTGCCAAGAAGGAGCGCGAATACACCTTCGCCCAGACCTTCCCGACCGGCACGCACGCGATGTGGCTGTATTACTGGCTGGCCAGCCAGGGCATCAATCCGCTCAAGGACGTCAAGACCATCACCGTGCCGCCACCGCAGATGGTCGCCAACATGCGCGTCGGCAACATGGATGGCTACTGCGTCGGCGAACCCTGGAACAACCGGGCGATCATCGACAACATCGGCTTCACGGCAACGACGACGCAGGACATCTGGACCGATCACCCGGAAAAGATTCTCGGCACTACCGCCGAATGGGTGCAGAAGAACCCGAACACGGCACGCGCCGTGGTTGCAGCCATTCTCGATGCCGGCAAGTGGATCGATGCCTCGCTCGCCAACAAGCAGAAGACGGCCGAAGTCATCGCCCAGAAGTCCTACGTCAATACCGACACCGACGTCATCGTGGCGCGCATGCTCGGCCGTTACCAGAACGGTCTGGGCAAGAGCTGGGACGACAAGAATCACATGAAGTTCTTCAACGATGGCGCGGTGAATTTCCCCTACCTGTCGGACGGCATGTGGTTCATGACCCAGCACAAGCGCTGGGGCCTGCTCAAGGATCACCCGAAATATCTCGAGGTGGCGAAGCAGGTCAATCGCATCGACATCTACAAGCAGGGCGCGGCTGCGGCCGGTGTTGCCCTGCCCAAGAGCGACATGCGCAGCCACAAGCTGATCGACGGCGTGGTCTGGGACGGCAAGGATCCCGCCAAGTACGCCGACGGTTTCAAGGTCAAGGCCTGA